A stretch of Carnobacterium iners DNA encodes these proteins:
- a CDS encoding CxxH/CxxC protein, whose amino-acid sequence MEHIKACQEHIEEGLDDAVYGGFELPVLKAFSPVDKQNDKCAYCEAAPIYVVENGHSHTI is encoded by the coding sequence ATGGAACATATTAAAGCGTGTCAAGAACATATTGAAGAAGGTCTAGATGACGCTGTTTATGGAGGTTTTGAATTGCCGGTTTTGAAGGCTTTTTCACCTGTGGACAAGCAAAACGATAAGTGTGCTTATTGCGAGGCAGCACCTATATATGTGGTAGAGAACGGACATTCGCATACCATATGA
- a CDS encoding S1C family serine protease: MKQKADHVKEVTPKKNKGFKAIILGGLLGGLIVALLGGGYLYATDNLDGGGIPTQESGLVDGNGKVTTTDVTVNVTSEVTEAVKKVEDSVVSVINMKEQNLEGFDGVFGSGTTEPTNETNLQTIGEGSGVIYKIDGDTAYIVTNNHVIDNSDAIEILLKDGTKFKAEVIGTDIWTDLAVLSVPADKVKKAATFGNSDSIQVGEPAIAIGSPLGTNFASSVTQGIVSAKNRTVDTDIDGDSVVDWEMTVIQTDAAINPGNSGGALINIAGQVIGINSMKISADTVEGLGFAIPSNDVVDIINQLETEGKVVRPVLGISLLDISQISEQQKESVLKLPKEVTAGVVVGQVQEGSAAEKGGLQKYDVIVKFNGEEVKNTISLRKGIYKSELGKEVEIDYYRDGKLEKTTVTMTTSESIS, from the coding sequence ATGAAACAAAAAGCTGACCATGTAAAAGAAGTAACTCCTAAGAAAAATAAAGGATTTAAAGCAATTATTCTAGGCGGATTACTCGGTGGTTTAATAGTAGCCTTACTCGGTGGTGGATATTTATATGCTACTGACAATCTAGATGGTGGAGGAATTCCAACACAAGAATCTGGTTTAGTAGATGGCAACGGAAAAGTAACAACGACAGATGTTACTGTTAATGTTACTTCAGAAGTGACAGAAGCAGTAAAAAAAGTTGAAGACTCAGTTGTTTCGGTCATAAATATGAAAGAACAAAACTTAGAAGGATTCGATGGAGTCTTTGGCTCAGGAACTACGGAACCTACAAATGAAACGAATCTACAAACAATTGGAGAAGGAAGCGGCGTTATTTATAAAATAGATGGTGATACTGCTTATATTGTAACGAATAACCACGTTATCGATAATTCTGATGCGATAGAAATTTTACTAAAAGATGGGACAAAATTTAAAGCCGAAGTAATCGGTACAGACATATGGACAGATTTAGCTGTGCTATCTGTTCCTGCTGATAAAGTGAAGAAAGCAGCGACATTCGGAAACTCTGATAGCATACAAGTAGGCGAACCAGCAATTGCAATTGGTTCTCCTCTAGGCACAAATTTTGCTTCTTCTGTAACCCAAGGGATCGTTTCAGCAAAGAATAGAACAGTTGATACAGATATAGACGGGGATAGCGTAGTAGACTGGGAAATGACTGTTATCCAAACAGATGCAGCGATTAATCCTGGAAATTCAGGTGGCGCTTTAATTAATATTGCAGGCCAAGTTATTGGAATCAACTCAATGAAAATCTCAGCAGATACAGTTGAAGGATTGGGTTTTGCTATTCCAAGTAATGATGTTGTTGATATTATTAATCAATTGGAAACAGAAGGAAAAGTTGTTCGTCCAGTCCTAGGGATAAGTTTATTAGACATTTCTCAAATCTCTGAACAACAAAAAGAAAGTGTACTCAAATTGCCTAAAGAGGTAACAGCAGGTGTTGTCGTAGGTCAAGTCCAGGAAGGTTCAGCCGCAGAAAAAGGAGGACTTCAAAAATATGACGTTATTGTAAAATTTAATGGTGAAGAAGTTAAAAATACGATTTCCTTACGTAAAGGAATCTATAAATCAGAATTAGGCAAGGAAGTTGAAATAGACTATTATCGTGATGGTAAACTTGAAAAGACAACTGTAACGATGACCACTTCTGAATCAATCTCCTAA
- a CDS encoding MBL fold metallo-hydrolase has translation MLYNQNQGLKVSILASGSSGNVTYIESEKKKILVDSGLSGKKIIEMLKKIDRDAADLDAILVTHEHRDHIHGVGVLARKYHLDVYANEKTWQAMSPIIGEIKNEQKFIFEMGKVITIGDIDIESFGVSHDAIAPQFYSFHKNDKRFVMLTDTGYVSDRMRGVLSDANAYLFESNHDLQMLRMGPYPWHLKQRILGDKGHLSNEDGALALAEMIGNKTKRIYLGHLSKDNNMKELAHMTAENILKEKELDVGRAFSVYDTDPSEPTSLFIV, from the coding sequence ATGTTGTACAATCAAAATCAAGGATTAAAAGTTAGTATTTTAGCTAGTGGCAGTTCTGGAAATGTGACTTATATTGAATCTGAGAAAAAAAAAATATTAGTAGATAGTGGATTAAGTGGTAAAAAAATTATAGAAATGCTTAAAAAAATAGATCGAGATGCTGCAGATTTAGATGCTATCTTAGTGACTCATGAACACAGAGATCATATTCATGGAGTTGGGGTTCTTGCGCGAAAATATCATTTAGATGTTTATGCAAATGAAAAAACATGGCAGGCTATGTCACCGATTATTGGCGAGATTAAAAACGAGCAAAAATTTATTTTTGAAATGGGCAAAGTGATAACAATTGGGGATATTGATATCGAAAGTTTTGGTGTCTCTCATGATGCGATTGCACCGCAATTCTATAGTTTCCATAAAAATGATAAGCGATTTGTTATGTTAACAGATACAGGTTATGTTAGCGATCGGATGCGAGGCGTTTTATCTGATGCAAATGCCTATTTATTTGAAAGCAACCATGATTTACAAATGTTGCGAATGGGACCGTATCCTTGGCATTTAAAACAACGTATTCTAGGCGATAAGGGTCATTTATCAAACGAAGATGGAGCATTAGCTTTAGCTGAAATGATTGGGAATAAAACAAAACGTATTTACTTGGGACACTTAAGTAAAGATAACAATATGAAAGAATTAGCGCACATGACGGCAGAAAATATTTTAAAAGAAAAAGAACTAGATGTTGGCAGAGCTTTTTCCGTGTATGATACAGATCCTAGTGAGCCAACTTCATTATTTATTGTTTAG
- a CDS encoding two-component system regulatory protein YycI: protein MDFKRIEIIFVLTFLALNAFLLSTYFDKNYNDFSSNSSNSEVNFIEEMSKSNIELPTFQDEKNKVPYVQSEANRLLAESYSLANQVDIIEEKGSIFSSILSSPILLTEEKEFNAKDIEKLTSYVKNNQVLFDKDYQFFRYIKNSQQVIFTQIANNIPIADGTSEVIFHLDNSKRVISYEQSYAGPVTVQGESRELITDKSAVGILYQNNEIPADTIVKKPVLSYYRTLDLEELSMYAPAWFIEIESSTDTQVKRIDAINGTLLKVPTLEQPQSTTKNRLKPSNESDSSNPSSTNDSSSRKE from the coding sequence ATGGACTTTAAACGAATTGAAATCATTTTTGTCTTAACCTTTCTAGCACTCAATGCTTTTCTTTTATCCACTTACTTTGATAAAAACTACAATGACTTCTCATCAAATTCTTCTAATTCAGAAGTGAATTTTATAGAAGAGATGTCTAAATCAAATATTGAATTGCCTACCTTTCAAGATGAAAAAAATAAGGTTCCTTATGTCCAATCTGAAGCGAATCGTTTGTTAGCAGAAAGTTATAGCCTAGCGAATCAAGTAGATATTATCGAAGAAAAAGGCTCTATTTTTAGTAGTATCTTATCTTCTCCCATCTTACTAACAGAGGAAAAAGAATTCAATGCTAAAGATATTGAAAAATTAACGTCTTATGTAAAAAATAACCAAGTTTTATTTGATAAAGATTATCAGTTTTTTCGTTATATAAAGAATAGTCAACAAGTCATATTCACACAAATCGCTAATAATATTCCTATCGCAGATGGTACCTCAGAAGTGATTTTCCATTTAGATAATTCAAAAAGAGTTATTTCCTATGAACAAAGCTATGCTGGACCAGTAACAGTTCAAGGAGAAAGTCGGGAATTAATAACGGATAAGAGTGCTGTAGGTATTTTATACCAGAATAATGAAATACCTGCAGATACAATCGTTAAGAAACCAGTATTAAGTTACTATAGGACGCTAGATTTAGAAGAACTGAGTATGTATGCTCCAGCTTGGTTTATAGAAATAGAATCTAGTACAGACACACAAGTTAAACGTATAGATGCTATTAATGGGACGCTGTTGAAAGTCCCAACACTGGAGCAACCTCAGTCCACTACGAAGAATAGGTTAAAACCTTCTAACGAATCAGATTCATCTAATCCAAGTTCAACGAACGACTCTTCTTCTCGAAAAGAATAA
- a CDS encoding YycH family regulatory protein gives MKWSKLIRPLLIILILLSLVLMWGIWTGPSQYDNQTGNEQKKSSSVVIKRQLSRVFGPSQIVLHHAGQARMTMKKEVLTSSNKVFNEIKLDKLEEPINFSSGDYQTELSQQDDKIEWLYFKSIPFGIMSNLFSNLQEEYLEKTFDRIYLTETNPSEINFYNTADKLLYTSEIEEIDQEQLLAAIHRQGVPYRFVEIREIGEKYIYLPINEIKLPCLTYMVEKQPNSLFIGRLFDDTSEVREKRSEQSVQYLDYISEIRINEETNILNYYRNRSSSKAMPLTKTLMLSFKELTLYESWSDEIHFFDYNKQTNEVTYRRYIDGFPVFSPIGYGATYLTVVEDGMSRLQVPMVVAQTPISDEKNPKTLQSGSDLLKGLAEKNYTLETIDDIKIGYTWTNNLESDRVITLDPNWYIYTEGSWINVQELDENGGD, from the coding sequence GTGAAATGGAGCAAGTTAATTCGACCATTATTAATCATTCTAATTCTTCTTAGTCTTGTTTTGATGTGGGGCATCTGGACGGGGCCAAGTCAGTATGATAATCAGACTGGGAATGAACAGAAAAAGTCTTCATCCGTAGTAATAAAACGACAACTTTCTCGTGTATTTGGCCCCTCTCAAATTGTTTTGCATCATGCAGGGCAAGCGAGAATGACAATGAAAAAAGAAGTTTTAACCTCTTCAAATAAAGTATTTAATGAAATTAAATTAGATAAGTTAGAAGAACCGATTAATTTTTCTAGTGGAGATTACCAAACAGAATTAAGTCAACAAGATGATAAAATTGAGTGGCTTTATTTCAAAAGCATTCCTTTTGGTATAATGAGTAATTTATTCTCTAATCTACAAGAAGAATATTTAGAGAAAACATTTGACCGTATCTATTTAACTGAGACAAATCCGAGTGAAATCAACTTTTATAATACTGCTGATAAGTTACTTTACACGAGCGAAATAGAAGAGATTGACCAAGAACAACTACTGGCAGCTATTCATAGACAGGGAGTTCCTTATCGGTTTGTAGAAATAAGAGAAATCGGTGAAAAGTATATTTATCTTCCAATTAACGAGATAAAATTGCCTTGTTTGACGTATATGGTAGAAAAACAACCCAACAGCCTATTTATTGGACGTTTGTTTGATGATACTTCAGAAGTACGCGAAAAAAGAAGCGAACAATCTGTTCAGTATCTTGATTACATTAGCGAAATAAGAATAAATGAAGAAACAAATATTTTAAATTATTACCGTAACCGTTCTTCTTCAAAAGCAATGCCGCTAACAAAAACGTTAATGCTTTCATTTAAAGAACTAACACTTTATGAAAGTTGGTCAGATGAAATACATTTTTTTGATTACAATAAGCAGACAAACGAAGTAACTTACCGACGTTACATTGATGGGTTTCCTGTCTTTAGTCCGATAGGGTATGGTGCTACTTATCTTACTGTAGTAGAAGACGGTATGTCTAGGTTACAAGTTCCAATGGTTGTAGCTCAAACACCTATTTCTGATGAAAAAAATCCAAAGACGTTGCAGAGTGGTTCTGATCTTTTAAAAGGACTAGCTGAAAAAAATTACACACTTGAAACGATTGATGATATCAAGATAGGATATACGTGGACGAACAATCTAGAATCAGATCGCGTAATTACGCTAGATCCGAATTGGTATATTTATACCGAAGGAAGTTGGATAAATGTTCAAGAACTTGATGAGAACGGGGGAGATTAG
- the walK gene encoding cell wall metabolism sensor histidine kinase WalK, whose translation MKKKIGFFQSIDFKIVFVFIILLLVALELIGAYFVRQLETKLIDNFQEERRLQVGFLDNTLQPLLKDDKNLSLNEEITRLLTDFSGNGVIEAQVINPKHRIIGTSDSTNQSIVGENSNDRDVHQALLLNSKITSQYRDQTTNDRIWKLVSPIIASDGSNKVLGAISLKTNIETVYEQIEEITFIFLNASLISMGLTILLALFISRAITKPIAEMTNQTVQMSGGNYSGQVKIYSEDELGQLSLAINELSIKVEDAQESTEAERRRLNSVLTHMTDGVIATDRRGKIIIINEMALEMLNTSQEDAVGQSILKILKKENEFTLRNLLKNDQELTFDFSTPETPLILQGGFSLIQRETGFISGIVCVLHDITEQEKIERERRDFVSNVSHELRTPLTSMKSYLEALIDGAWQDPAIAPKFLQVTQEETDRMIRMISDLLNLSRMDASESTLALEYVNINRLFNHVLDRFDMMIQSADQFEKKYTIKREITNRQIWMEIDTDKMIQVFDNIMNNALKYSPEGGVINCSLKETHDNVIISITDEGMGIPKKDLPHIFDRFYRVDKARARSMGGTGLGLAISKEAIEKHNGKIWANSIEGEGTTFYILLPYVPYEEDDWE comes from the coding sequence ATGAAAAAGAAAATTGGATTTTTTCAATCAATCGATTTTAAAATTGTGTTTGTTTTCATTATTTTATTATTGGTTGCATTAGAATTAATTGGTGCTTATTTTGTTAGACAATTAGAAACAAAGTTAATTGATAATTTTCAAGAGGAAAGACGTCTTCAAGTAGGATTTTTAGATAATACTCTTCAACCTTTATTAAAAGATGATAAAAATCTTAGCTTGAATGAGGAAATCACTAGACTTTTAACGGATTTTTCCGGAAATGGTGTAATCGAAGCTCAAGTTATTAATCCCAAACATCGTATTATAGGAACGAGTGATAGCACAAACCAATCGATTGTTGGTGAAAATTCTAACGATCGTGATGTTCATCAAGCGCTATTATTGAACAGTAAAATAACAAGCCAATATAGAGACCAAACAACCAACGACCGAATCTGGAAGTTGGTTTCTCCTATTATTGCTAGTGATGGCTCAAATAAAGTATTGGGCGCTATTTCTTTGAAAACTAATATCGAAACGGTTTACGAACAAATTGAAGAAATTACTTTTATTTTTTTAAATGCATCCTTAATTTCGATGGGGCTAACTATTTTATTAGCTTTATTTATCTCTAGAGCGATTACTAAACCTATTGCTGAAATGACGAATCAAACTGTCCAAATGTCAGGTGGAAACTATTCAGGACAAGTAAAAATATACAGTGAAGATGAATTAGGTCAGCTTTCATTAGCAATCAATGAACTTTCTATTAAAGTAGAAGATGCTCAAGAATCCACAGAAGCTGAACGGCGAAGGTTAAATAGTGTTCTTACACATATGACAGATGGTGTAATTGCTACAGATCGTAGAGGGAAAATTATTATTATCAACGAGATGGCACTTGAGATGTTAAATACATCGCAAGAAGATGCTGTAGGTCAATCTATTTTGAAAATACTAAAAAAAGAAAATGAGTTTACTTTACGTAATTTATTAAAAAACGATCAAGAATTAACTTTTGACTTTTCAACTCCTGAAACGCCATTAATTTTACAAGGTGGCTTCTCTTTAATCCAAAGAGAAACAGGTTTTATTAGCGGAATAGTTTGTGTGTTACATGATATTACTGAACAAGAAAAAATCGAACGTGAACGCAGAGATTTTGTTTCGAATGTTTCACACGAACTCCGCACGCCTTTGACTAGTATGAAAAGTTATTTAGAAGCGTTAATTGATGGTGCTTGGCAAGATCCAGCTATTGCTCCAAAATTTTTACAAGTTACACAAGAAGAAACAGATCGCATGATTCGAATGATTTCCGATCTACTTAACTTATCTAGAATGGATGCTAGTGAAAGTACATTAGCTCTAGAATACGTTAATATCAATCGATTATTTAATCATGTGCTAGATCGATTTGATATGATGATTCAATCCGCTGATCAGTTTGAAAAAAAGTATACAATTAAACGGGAAATAACCAATCGTCAAATTTGGATGGAGATAGATACAGATAAAATGATACAAGTATTTGATAATATTATGAATAATGCGCTTAAATATTCACCTGAGGGCGGCGTTATCAATTGTAGCTTAAAAGAAACGCACGATAACGTCATCATCAGTATTACTGACGAAGGAATGGGAATTCCTAAAAAAGATTTGCCACATATTTTTGATCGCTTTTATCGTGTGGATAAAGCCCGTGCACGCTCAATGGGTGGAACAGGTCTAGGACTTGCTATTTCAAAAGAAGCAATCGAGAAACACAACGGTAAAATCTGGGCTAATAGTATTGAGGGCGAGGGAACAACATTTTACATCTTGTTGCCTTATGTTCCTTATGAGGAGGATGATTGGGAGTGA
- the yycF gene encoding response regulator YycF produces MKKILVVDDEKPISDIVKFNLIKEGYEVFIAYDGEEALEQVKEVEPDLIILDLMLPKIDGLEVCREIRKTHDMPIIMVTAKDSEIDKVLGLELGADDYVTKPFSNRELVARVKANLRRHSNAKSVVVEEEETNDIEVGALTVHPDAYIVSKRGETIELTHREFELLHYLAKHLGQVMTREHLLQTVWGYDYFGDVRTVDVTVRRLREKIEDSPSHPTWLVTRRGVGYYLRNPEQE; encoded by the coding sequence ATGAAGAAAATTTTAGTAGTTGATGACGAAAAGCCAATCTCAGATATTGTAAAATTCAATTTAATAAAAGAAGGCTATGAAGTATTTATAGCTTACGATGGTGAAGAAGCACTAGAACAAGTGAAAGAAGTTGAGCCAGACTTGATTATCTTAGATTTGATGTTACCTAAAATTGATGGATTAGAAGTTTGTCGTGAAATAAGAAAAACGCACGATATGCCAATCATCATGGTAACAGCAAAAGACTCGGAAATAGATAAAGTTCTTGGCTTAGAACTAGGTGCAGACGATTACGTAACCAAACCGTTCTCAAATCGTGAATTGGTTGCACGCGTGAAAGCAAACTTAAGACGACACAGCAATGCAAAATCTGTTGTTGTTGAAGAAGAAGAAACTAATGATATTGAAGTTGGGGCACTAACGGTACATCCAGATGCTTATATTGTTTCAAAAAGAGGAGAAACAATTGAACTGACTCATCGAGAATTTGAATTGTTACATTATCTAGCTAAACATCTTGGTCAAGTGATGACGAGAGAACATTTATTGCAAACCGTTTGGGGATACGATTATTTTGGTGATGTTCGAACAGTAGATGTAACGGTAAGAAGATTGAGAGAAAAAATTGAAGACAGCCCGAGTCATCCAACTTGGTTGGTTACTAGGCGCGGGGTTGGGTACTATTTAAGAAACCCCGAACAGGAGTAG
- a CDS encoding PTS sugar transporter subunit IIA: MLSKNSAQETNVEETIKTELYAVTDGKIISIEDVKDPVFSEKMMGDGFAIEPTSESVLSPVSGRLFQVADALHAYGIVTDKGIEVLVHIGLDTVTLRGQGFKSSLKIGMLVKRGELLATVDFDYLIEQEKELTISVVIINGCSDLYRYELNPEAKALAGETIVLTVFKKTGK; this comes from the coding sequence ATGTTATCAAAAAATTCAGCACAAGAAACGAATGTAGAAGAGACGATAAAAACAGAATTATATGCTGTAACGGATGGTAAAATTATTTCAATTGAAGATGTAAAAGATCCTGTATTCTCAGAAAAAATGATGGGTGATGGTTTTGCAATAGAACCTACATCAGAGAGTGTACTTTCGCCCGTCAGCGGAAGGTTATTTCAAGTTGCAGATGCGTTGCATGCATATGGTATCGTTACAGATAAAGGCATTGAAGTACTGGTTCATATTGGTTTAGATACGGTAACCTTAAGAGGTCAAGGGTTTAAAAGCTCTTTGAAAATAGGGATGTTGGTTAAGCGTGGAGAGCTCTTAGCCACGGTAGATTTTGATTATTTAATCGAACAAGAAAAAGAGTTAACGATATCGGTAGTAATTATCAATGGTTGCAGTGATTTGTATCGCTATGAATTAAATCCAGAAGCAAAAGCACTGGCTGGTGAAACTATTGTGTTAACAGTTTTTAAAAAGACGGGGAAATAA
- a CDS encoding DUF948 domain-containing protein, whose protein sequence is MTGGIIALIIAVLALIVLTVFGLNVLKKVSHLMKEIDKTTVTAQDKIDFFTKDTDAIKTKLDQITQRVNGLSIELNIKMEKIDYFSKTTADFQDALDELKNSIESLFSGFFNFSNKKSPQHTSSVSI, encoded by the coding sequence ATGACTGGTGGAATTATTGCCTTAATCATTGCTGTTTTAGCTTTAATCGTGTTAACCGTATTCGGCTTGAATGTTTTGAAAAAAGTTTCTCATTTAATGAAAGAAATTGATAAAACAACTGTTACTGCCCAAGATAAAATAGATTTTTTTACTAAGGACACAGATGCCATTAAAACTAAACTAGATCAGATAACACAAAGAGTAAATGGATTGTCTATAGAATTAAATATAAAAATGGAAAAAATTGATTATTTTTCTAAGACGACAGCTGATTTTCAAGACGCTTTAGATGAACTAAAAAACTCAATCGAAAGTTTATTTTCAGGATTTTTTAATTTTTCGAACAAAAAATCACCTCAACATACATCTTCTGTTTCTATTTAA
- a CDS encoding YtxH domain-containing protein: protein MSKNNFMGTLFFGAAAAVTALLFAPKSGKELRNDIKEESLSMKSQIMDKVNELVDEVKVAYKEVEEEIYDDNQDLADTIESIENDLDITANFSNESAIELDPMAIQDEAPLDESTVEELTAHNDLKINDHRGQF, encoded by the coding sequence ATGTCAAAAAATAATTTTATGGGTACTTTGTTTTTCGGAGCAGCAGCAGCTGTAACAGCTTTATTATTCGCTCCAAAATCTGGTAAAGAATTACGTAATGATATAAAAGAAGAATCACTGTCTATGAAGAGTCAGATAATGGACAAAGTAAATGAATTAGTAGATGAAGTAAAGGTAGCTTATAAAGAAGTTGAAGAAGAAATATACGATGATAACCAAGATTTAGCTGATACTATCGAAAGTATTGAAAATGATTTAGATATAACCGCAAATTTTTCAAATGAATCGGCTATCGAACTAGATCCAATGGCTATTCAAGATGAAGCTCCTCTTGATGAGTCAACAGTAGAAGAATTAACTGCTCATAATGATTTAAAAATAAATGATCACCGTGGACAATTTTAA
- a CDS encoding alpha-amylase: protein MENGVMMQYFEWFVADDGKHWQRLKDDAKHLSEIGVTSVWIPPCFKATGTNDVGYGIYDLYDLGEFKQKEVIRTKYGVKQELKAAIDELHKYDIQVYADIVLNHKAGADETEKFLAIEVDPDDRNKIVSDAYEITGWTKFTYPGRKNTYSKFKWSWEHFTGIDYNQANGKEAIYLIQGENKSWADDSKVNDEHGNYDYLMYADIDYSHPDVIEETKNWAKWFVEETGVDGFRLDAIKHINEDFIFDLVKTIRNKFGEQFYIVGEYWGNDYDEMENYLEAGDFNLDLVDVSLHTNFEQASKSGNDYDLRKLFDETLMQKNDPHSVTFVDNHDSQPGQSLESFVEPWFKPMAYGSILLREKGYPCIFYGDYYGIQGDNPIEPQRETIDQLLYIRANYAYGEQVDYLDHANCIGWTRFGNEDNPHGCAVILSNSEKGYKNMYVGEEQSGEIFVDYLKNSQDFVTIDENGWGQFIVEAGSLSVWVKKNTE from the coding sequence ATGGAAAATGGTGTTATGATGCAATATTTTGAATGGTTTGTAGCAGACGATGGCAAACATTGGCAACGATTAAAAGATGATGCAAAACATTTGAGTGAAATAGGAGTAACCAGCGTCTGGATTCCACCTTGTTTTAAAGCAACAGGTACGAATGATGTTGGTTATGGTATTTATGATTTATATGATCTTGGAGAGTTTAAACAAAAAGAGGTTATTCGAACGAAGTATGGAGTAAAACAAGAATTAAAAGCAGCAATAGATGAGTTGCACAAATACGACATTCAAGTTTATGCAGATATTGTGTTAAATCATAAAGCTGGAGCAGATGAAACAGAAAAATTTTTAGCTATTGAAGTAGATCCTGATGATCGCAATAAAATAGTTAGTGATGCTTACGAAATTACGGGGTGGACTAAATTCACTTATCCTGGCAGAAAAAATACTTACTCAAAATTTAAATGGTCATGGGAACATTTTACAGGAATTGATTACAATCAAGCTAACGGTAAGGAAGCTATTTACCTTATCCAAGGAGAGAACAAGAGTTGGGCAGATGATAGCAAAGTAAATGATGAACATGGAAATTATGATTATTTAATGTACGCTGATATTGACTATAGCCATCCAGATGTAATTGAAGAAACAAAGAATTGGGCTAAATGGTTTGTAGAAGAGACAGGGGTAGACGGCTTCAGATTAGACGCTATTAAACATATTAATGAGGACTTTATTTTTGACTTAGTTAAAACAATACGCAACAAATTTGGCGAACAATTTTATATAGTTGGAGAGTATTGGGGAAATGATTATGACGAAATGGAAAATTATTTAGAAGCAGGAGACTTTAATCTAGATTTAGTTGATGTAAGTTTGCATACAAATTTTGAACAAGCATCAAAATCTGGAAATGATTACGACTTGCGTAAGCTATTTGATGAAACGCTGATGCAAAAAAACGATCCTCATTCAGTTACGTTTGTTGACAATCACGACTCTCAACCAGGTCAATCACTGGAATCATTTGTTGAGCCATGGTTTAAACCGATGGCCTATGGTTCAATTTTATTACGAGAAAAAGGCTATCCTTGTATTTTTTATGGTGATTATTATGGTATTCAAGGAGATAACCCAATTGAACCTCAAAGAGAAACAATTGACCAACTCCTTTATATCCGAGCTAACTATGCGTATGGAGAGCAAGTTGATTATTTAGATCATGCTAATTGTATTGGTTGGACTCGATTTGGCAATGAAGATAACCCACATGGTTGTGCGGTAATTCTTTCTAATTCAGAAAAAGGATACAAAAATATGTACGTTGGTGAAGAACAATCTGGAGAGATATTCGTAGACTATTTAAAAAATAGTCAAGATTTTGTAACGATTGACGAGAATGGATGGGGCCAGTTTATTGTTGAGGCTGGTTCATTGTCTGTCTGGGTGAAAAAAAATACTGAATAA